From one Prosthecobacter vanneervenii genomic stretch:
- a CDS encoding neutral/alkaline non-lysosomal ceramidase N-terminal domain-containing protein, with product MNPVLPILAFAFASFLQTSAQTPEWKAAAARTIITPTDPMYLAGFANREVPAEGTAMELHAKALALQDAQGQRFVMVTLDLVEVTAQLRAAVAEAVKTKFSLPEKALLLNCSHTHCGPELRYTELEFMSFTDPLRKERCLRYNAWLKDKIVGIVGDALQQLEPATVSYGHARCGFAMNRRLKNDKPSGEPFLNSPNPEGVVDHDVPVLTVQTAAGKLSAIVFGYACHNTSMSIKQWHGDYAGHAQQFIEEAHPGAIALFMMGCGGDQNAYPRFSPIFSLRHGQSLATAVEAALDAKPKPIHGPLRIDWQTTRLDYQSIPTAAQIEKRLSTGEGYEKSYEIYQRKWDEKRLYAIKHTGLRDHYDCPLQVVHFGHDLTFVALSGETCVDYSLRLKREFTGPGALWVAGYSNDILAYIPSRRVLLEGGYEAFRSLMYWSNPLHPDKFADTLEERIISTAQKMMK from the coding sequence ATGAATCCTGTTCTCCCGATCCTGGCCTTCGCCTTCGCATCCTTTCTACAGACGTCGGCACAGACACCAGAATGGAAAGCAGCAGCCGCCAGGACGATCATCACACCCACAGATCCGATGTATCTCGCCGGTTTCGCAAACCGCGAGGTGCCAGCCGAAGGCACGGCGATGGAACTCCACGCAAAGGCGCTCGCGCTCCAGGACGCGCAGGGGCAGCGCTTTGTCATGGTCACCCTCGATCTCGTCGAGGTGACAGCCCAGCTCCGTGCCGCCGTGGCTGAGGCCGTGAAGACCAAGTTCAGTCTGCCGGAGAAGGCGCTTCTTTTGAATTGCTCGCACACACATTGCGGTCCGGAGCTGCGCTACACGGAGCTGGAATTCATGAGCTTCACCGATCCCCTCCGCAAGGAGCGCTGCCTGCGCTACAACGCATGGCTCAAGGACAAAATCGTCGGCATCGTCGGTGATGCCTTGCAGCAGCTGGAGCCCGCGACGGTCAGTTATGGCCACGCACGTTGCGGCTTTGCCATGAACCGCAGACTGAAAAACGACAAGCCTTCGGGCGAACCCTTCTTGAACAGCCCGAATCCCGAGGGCGTGGTGGATCATGATGTGCCCGTGCTCACGGTTCAAACGGCCGCTGGAAAGCTGAGCGCCATCGTCTTTGGCTACGCCTGCCACAACACATCCATGAGCATTAAGCAATGGCACGGTGACTATGCAGGTCATGCGCAGCAGTTTATCGAAGAGGCGCATCCAGGCGCGATCGCATTATTCATGATGGGCTGCGGTGGTGATCAGAACGCGTATCCCCGTTTCAGTCCCATCTTCAGCCTCCGCCACGGCCAGAGCCTCGCCACAGCGGTGGAGGCCGCGCTGGATGCAAAACCGAAACCGATCCATGGCCCGCTGCGCATTGACTGGCAGACCACGCGACTCGACTACCAGTCCATTCCTACGGCAGCCCAGATCGAAAAACGGCTGAGCACAGGCGAAGGCTATGAAAAAAGCTACGAGATCTATCAGCGCAAGTGGGATGAAAAGCGCTTGTATGCGATCAAGCACACCGGCCTGCGCGACCACTACGACTGCCCGCTTCAAGTGGTGCACTTTGGCCATGATCTCACCTTCGTGGCGCTCAGCGGTGAGACCTGCGTGGACTATTCCCTGCGCCTGAAGCGCGAATTCACTGGGCCGGGGGCCTTGTGGGTCGCAGGCTACAGCAACGACATCCTCGCCTACATTCCGAGCAGGCGCGTTCTGCTGGAAGGTGGCTATGAGGCCTTTCGTTCGCTGATGTACTGGTCCAACCCCCTGCACCCTGATAAGTTCGCGGACACCCTTGAGGAACGCATCATCTCCACGGCGCAGAAGATGATGAAATAA
- a CDS encoding PVC-type heme-binding CxxCH protein — translation MKLLCALLLVAPLLHAESIFDGNTLAHWSGKAEHWRVEDRAITGEIPSGQQLKSNEWIFWDGEVHDFDLTVEFRITGGPSANSGIQYRCQQSPDGHASGYQADLDQGAVWLGRIYDEHGRALLVERGSRVSIAPDGRRWADVFAEPKSLTSVIKAGDWNKYQITATASHVEVRVNDILMSVLDDHEAKTAEWSGKIAFQLHSGPGPAKVQFRNIQLTHLGKTTMPLRSDAGTPARNLSTTDVPSIPPPTELNLGFETGTLAGWKAEGDAWEKQPVEGDTVAIRKRGNSQHAGKFWLGGYERSGDKGTGTLTSASFVATHPWASFLLGAAPDANTERVEIIEEATGKIIQSSSAAQQENMKRVAVNLEAVVGKRIFIRIVDQSKSGWGHVNFDDFVFHAQKPTFAVASFSVSSDRNKRGDESPVLWHLLPNTAKPSPVKNEAAQKLVAGMKLQDGFQVELIAAEPDVRQPIAFCFDERGRMWVAEAFSYPNRQPEGQGKDRISIFEDTDGDGSFETKKVFCEGLNLVSGIEVGFGGVWVGAAPYLLFIPRNGDKTLPSNRAIPGPSGSVAQVPSLPFTAHILLDGWGYQDTHETLNSFTWGPDGWLYGNQGVFTQSHIGKPGTPDDKRTTLNAGVWRYHPVRHVFEIFCSGGSNQWGLDYNSNGHFFMTHCRSFWGKGGTTHAIRNGHFWNQANSKYAPFISATAPDFAPDLQNYLPASARYDSGEGGAGKPGTTAVYGGHSHVGTIIYNGDNWPAIYRDHLFTHNLHGHQINQQHMVRTGSGYETFHAGYDLLYSPAPDYIPVDLQTGPDGAVYVIDWTDTQHCHNPEDEKWDRSNGRIYRISWKETYKPVKVDLERMSGSQLVELQLIGTDWEARMARKRLQETPAADVTKIYDLEYKGDLFWLRALWTLASQNQFDAPIAQQGVEHPNDIVRSWAIQLATEEAGKPKLSATTLLKLAQTDPSPTVRLALASALPNLAPQTVWEVSSALAMHAEDKDDRFLPKMIWFGLARVIAEDWPRGLALAAKTPLPSLADSIRWYAATTPAGREALIPTIQTERDLKILAFGMKDEAKAAMPKAWPQLQAKFPGATADQLSALFGDKTVLAKMRGILADASQPLPQRRSAFDLLKRVSDPEATPIFATLLDHPDFTSAVIPLLSRSSDPVTATALISRFPKLNDTDRAAALGTLTSRAELAQPLLAAVKAGTFDKKYLSSLQIRQMRSLNNTEINSLLDVTWGKVNESNEAAKASIAKLKKAYQSAPLWAFNAKSGEETFKQVCAICHAMGGVGGKLGPDLAGSWRNGLDYFLENIIDPNAVVGDNFQLHVLTKKDGSVVSGVIEQETATAITARTVTDSVIISKADLKSRQKMPVSLMPPGLLESMPERKALELLKYLLSKRD, via the coding sequence ATGAAACTCCTCTGCGCCCTCCTGCTCGTTGCGCCGCTGCTTCACGCTGAATCGATCTTTGACGGCAATACGCTCGCACACTGGTCCGGCAAAGCCGAGCACTGGCGTGTGGAAGACAGAGCCATCACCGGCGAGATTCCCTCGGGCCAGCAGCTCAAAAGCAACGAATGGATCTTCTGGGACGGCGAGGTGCACGATTTCGATCTCACCGTCGAGTTCCGCATCACTGGCGGTCCCAGCGCAAACTCCGGCATCCAGTACCGCTGCCAGCAGAGCCCCGATGGTCACGCCAGCGGCTATCAGGCCGATCTTGATCAAGGCGCCGTCTGGCTTGGCCGCATCTACGATGAGCACGGCCGCGCCCTGCTCGTAGAGCGCGGCTCACGCGTCAGCATCGCCCCCGATGGCCGCCGCTGGGCCGATGTCTTCGCCGAGCCCAAGAGCCTCACCAGCGTCATCAAAGCTGGCGACTGGAACAAATACCAGATCACCGCCACCGCCTCCCACGTGGAGGTCCGGGTGAACGACATCCTCATGAGCGTGCTTGATGACCACGAGGCCAAAACCGCCGAGTGGAGCGGCAAAATCGCCTTCCAGCTCCACAGCGGCCCCGGCCCTGCCAAAGTGCAGTTCCGCAACATCCAGCTCACCCACCTCGGCAAAACCACCATGCCGCTCCGAAGTGATGCAGGCACTCCTGCCCGCAATCTTAGCACCACCGACGTCCCCTCCATCCCGCCACCTACCGAGCTCAACCTCGGCTTCGAAACCGGCACCCTCGCAGGCTGGAAGGCCGAAGGCGACGCTTGGGAAAAGCAGCCCGTCGAAGGCGACACCGTCGCCATCCGCAAACGTGGCAACTCCCAGCACGCGGGCAAGTTCTGGCTCGGCGGCTACGAGCGCAGCGGAGACAAAGGCACCGGCACTCTTACTTCCGCGAGCTTCGTCGCCACTCACCCCTGGGCCAGCTTCCTTCTCGGAGCCGCACCGGATGCCAACACCGAGCGCGTCGAGATCATCGAGGAAGCCACCGGCAAAATCATCCAGAGCAGCAGCGCCGCCCAGCAGGAAAACATGAAGCGCGTCGCCGTTAATTTGGAAGCAGTCGTCGGCAAACGCATCTTCATCCGCATCGTCGATCAATCCAAATCCGGCTGGGGACACGTGAATTTCGACGACTTCGTCTTCCACGCTCAAAAGCCCACCTTCGCCGTGGCTTCCTTCAGCGTCAGCTCAGACCGCAATAAACGTGGCGATGAAAGCCCCGTTCTCTGGCACCTCCTGCCCAATACCGCTAAACCATCGCCCGTTAAAAACGAAGCCGCACAAAAACTCGTCGCTGGTATGAAATTGCAGGACGGCTTCCAGGTCGAGCTCATCGCCGCCGAGCCCGATGTGCGCCAGCCCATCGCCTTCTGCTTCGATGAGCGCGGCCGCATGTGGGTGGCAGAAGCCTTTAGTTATCCCAACCGTCAGCCGGAAGGGCAGGGGAAAGATCGCATCAGCATCTTCGAAGACACCGATGGCGACGGCTCCTTCGAAACCAAAAAAGTCTTCTGCGAAGGCCTCAATCTCGTCAGCGGCATCGAAGTCGGATTCGGCGGCGTATGGGTCGGCGCAGCCCCTTATCTGCTCTTCATTCCCCGAAACGGCGACAAGACCCTGCCCAGTAACCGGGCCATTCCTGGCCCGAGTGGCTCGGTTGCACAAGTCCCCAGCCTACCCTTCACTGCCCACATCCTCCTCGATGGCTGGGGCTACCAGGACACTCACGAAACGCTCAACAGCTTCACCTGGGGCCCCGACGGCTGGCTCTACGGCAATCAAGGCGTCTTCACTCAGTCCCACATCGGCAAGCCCGGCACACCCGATGACAAGCGTACCACGCTCAACGCAGGTGTCTGGCGCTACCACCCCGTGCGGCACGTCTTCGAAATCTTCTGCAGCGGTGGCAGCAACCAGTGGGGCCTCGACTACAACAGCAACGGCCACTTCTTCATGACCCACTGCCGCAGCTTCTGGGGCAAAGGCGGCACCACCCATGCCATCCGCAACGGCCACTTTTGGAATCAGGCCAACAGCAAATACGCCCCCTTCATCTCCGCCACCGCACCAGACTTCGCACCCGATCTCCAAAACTACCTCCCCGCCTCCGCCCGTTATGACAGCGGCGAAGGCGGCGCAGGCAAACCCGGCACCACAGCCGTTTATGGCGGCCATTCGCACGTCGGCACCATAATCTACAACGGCGACAACTGGCCCGCCATCTATCGCGACCACCTCTTCACCCACAATCTCCACGGCCATCAGATCAATCAGCAGCACATGGTCCGCACCGGCAGCGGCTACGAAACCTTCCACGCCGGCTACGATCTCCTCTACAGCCCCGCCCCCGACTACATCCCCGTCGATCTCCAGACCGGCCCCGACGGCGCCGTCTATGTCATCGACTGGACCGACACGCAGCACTGCCACAACCCCGAAGACGAAAAATGGGACCGCTCCAACGGCCGCATCTACCGCATCTCCTGGAAGGAAACCTACAAGCCGGTGAAGGTGGATTTGGAAAGAATGAGCGGTTCGCAGCTTGTGGAATTGCAACTGATAGGAACCGATTGGGAGGCACGAATGGCTCGCAAAAGGCTTCAGGAAACACCGGCTGCAGATGTAACCAAAATTTATGACTTAGAGTACAAGGGCGATCTTTTTTGGCTGCGTGCATTGTGGACGCTCGCATCTCAAAACCAGTTTGATGCGCCGATAGCACAGCAAGGCGTGGAGCATCCTAACGACATCGTTCGCTCCTGGGCCATCCAGCTCGCCACCGAAGAAGCCGGCAAACCCAAGCTCAGCGCCACCACTCTCCTCAAGCTCGCCCAAACCGATCCCTCACCCACCGTCCGCCTCGCTCTCGCCTCCGCACTTCCAAATCTAGCCCCCCAGACTGTCTGGGAAGTTTCCTCCGCACTCGCCATGCACGCCGAGGACAAAGACGACCGCTTCCTCCCCAAGATGATCTGGTTCGGCCTCGCCCGCGTGATCGCAGAAGATTGGCCCCGCGGCCTCGCACTCGCAGCGAAAACACCCCTCCCATCCCTGGCCGATTCCATCCGTTGGTACGCTGCCACCACTCCCGCAGGGCGCGAGGCCTTGATTCCCACCATCCAGACCGAGCGTGATCTCAAAATCCTTGCCTTCGGCATGAAGGACGAAGCGAAGGCCGCGATGCCCAAAGCTTGGCCGCAACTGCAAGCCAAGTTCCCCGGCGCCACCGCCGATCAGCTCTCCGCTCTCTTTGGAGATAAAACCGTCCTCGCGAAGATGCGCGGCATCCTCGCCGATGCCTCTCAGCCGCTCCCGCAGCGTCGTAGTGCCTTCGATCTCCTCAAACGCGTTAGCGATCCCGAAGCCACCCCCATCTTCGCAACCTTGCTCGATCACCCCGACTTCACCAGCGCAGTCATCCCTCTTCTCTCTCGCTCCAGCGATCCCGTCACAGCCACTGCCCTCATCAGCCGCTTCCCCAAACTCAACGACACAGATCGCGCCGCCGCCCTCGGCACCCTCACTAGCCGTGCCGAACTTGCCCAGCCTCTGCTTGCCGCCGTCAAAGCAGGCACCTTCGACAAAAAATACCTCAGCTCCCTGCAAATCCGCCAGATGCGCAGCCTGAACAACACCGAGATCAACTCCCTCCTCGATGTCACCTGGGGCAAAGTGAACGAATCAAACGAAGCCGCCAAAGCCAGCATCGCCAAATTAAAGAAGGCCTATCAATCAGCCCCTCTCTGGGCCTTCAACGCAAAGTCAGGCGAAGAAACTTTCAAGCAGGTCTGCGCCATCTGCCACGCCATGGGTGGAGTCGGCGGCAAACTCGGTCCCGATCTAGCCGGTTCCTGGCGCAATGGCCTCGACTACTTCCTCGAAAACATCATCGACCCCAACGCTGTCGTCGGAGACAACTTCCAGCTCCACGTCCTCACCAAAAAAGACGGCAGCGTCGTATCTGGCGTCATCGAGCAGGAAACCGCCACCGCCATCACAGCCCGCACCGTCACAGACTCCGTTATCATCTCCAAGGCCGATCTCAAAAGCCGCCAGAAAATGCCCGTCTCCCTCATGCCCCCCGGCCTCCTCGAATCCATGCCCGAACGCAAGGCCCTGGAGCTGCTCAAGTATCTCCTGAGCAAACGGGACTGA
- a CDS encoding alpha/beta hydrolase → MKLIVLSFLALAATALAQNVKLNIPYAEYGHARHVLDIYSPANAKNLPVVFWIHGGGWQQGSKEDVKLKPQWFMDKGFVFVSTNYRLLPEVDMGTLTRDVANAFGWMEKHIAEYGGDPKRVLVGGHSAGAELAALICTDDRYLKAEGTTFDCLIGCVPVDGDTYDVPAIIETAETRLRVHHLPPRVNGHREKFGGTPEKHIDFSAVTHIAKGKSIPPFLILHVSAHPDTSAQAARLGNSLKEAGIPTTVFGAKDTSHVKLNDDLGLPNDPATKALDTFVNSLLKK, encoded by the coding sequence ATGAAACTCATCGTTCTCTCATTCCTGGCTTTGGCCGCCACCGCTCTCGCTCAAAACGTAAAATTAAACATCCCCTACGCCGAATACGGCCACGCACGGCACGTGCTCGACATCTACTCCCCGGCAAACGCAAAAAACCTCCCCGTCGTCTTCTGGATCCACGGCGGTGGCTGGCAGCAGGGAAGCAAAGAAGATGTCAAGCTCAAGCCCCAATGGTTCATGGACAAAGGCTTCGTCTTCGTCTCCACCAACTACCGCCTCCTTCCCGAAGTGGACATGGGCACGCTCACGCGTGACGTCGCCAATGCCTTCGGCTGGATGGAAAAACACATCGCTGAATACGGCGGCGATCCAAAACGCGTGCTCGTGGGCGGCCACTCCGCTGGTGCCGAACTCGCCGCGCTCATCTGCACCGACGACCGCTATCTGAAGGCCGAAGGCACCACCTTCGACTGCCTCATCGGCTGCGTTCCTGTGGATGGAGACACCTACGACGTCCCCGCCATCATCGAGACAGCCGAGACCCGCCTTCGTGTCCACCACCTTCCACCTCGCGTGAACGGCCATCGCGAAAAATTCGGCGGCACTCCCGAGAAGCATATCGACTTCTCCGCCGTCACCCACATCGCCAAAGGCAAGAGCATCCCGCCCTTCCTTATCCTGCACGTCTCTGCCCATCCAGACACCAGCGCCCAGGCCGCCCGCTTGGGGAATAGTCTAAAGGAAGCCGGCATACCTACCACCGTTTTCGGAGCCAAGGACACCAGTCACGTAAAACTCAACGACGACCTCGGCCTCCCAAATGATCCTGCCACAAAAGCCCTGGATACATTTGTGAACAGCCTGCTGAAAAAGTAA
- a CDS encoding polysaccharide deacetylase family protein produces MKPAHLAIAALLLTITFAWRAIAVEPAAERLVVLTFDDSVASHATFVAPLLKKHGFGATFFITEGFEFLVDKEHYMTWGQIKALDNDGFEIGNHTRKHAGVAKQKPEQLAADVEFIEQQCATYGIPKPVSFCYPGYQTSEPAVKLLRERGYQFARAGGARAYDPATDDPLTMPQAFDGKPDSTLEQFKAAVAQAKDGKIAVMTFHGVPDIKHPWVNTDPAKFEAYMQHLKESGCKVIAMRDLAKVAQLRRN; encoded by the coding sequence ATGAAGCCCGCCCATCTTGCCATCGCTGCCCTCCTGCTCACGATCACATTCGCATGGCGCGCCATCGCCGTGGAACCCGCTGCGGAACGTCTCGTCGTCCTCACCTTCGACGACTCCGTCGCCAGTCACGCCACCTTTGTCGCCCCTCTGCTGAAAAAACACGGTTTCGGTGCCACCTTCTTCATCACCGAAGGCTTTGAGTTCCTCGTGGACAAGGAACACTACATGACCTGGGGGCAGATCAAAGCCCTCGACAATGACGGTTTCGAAATCGGCAACCACACCCGCAAGCACGCCGGCGTCGCCAAACAAAAGCCTGAGCAACTCGCGGCAGACGTGGAGTTCATTGAGCAGCAGTGCGCCACCTACGGCATCCCCAAACCGGTCAGCTTCTGCTATCCCGGCTACCAGACCAGTGAGCCCGCAGTAAAACTCCTTCGCGAGCGTGGCTACCAGTTTGCCCGCGCTGGTGGTGCCAGAGCCTACGATCCCGCCACTGACGATCCCCTCACCATGCCCCAGGCATTCGACGGCAAACCCGACAGCACACTCGAGCAGTTCAAAGCCGCCGTCGCGCAGGCAAAGGATGGCAAAATCGCCGTCATGACCTTCCACGGCGTTCCCGACATCAAGCACCCCTGGGTCAACACCGACCCCGCCAAATTCGAAGCCTACATGCAGCACCTCAAGGAGTCCGGCTGCAAAGTCATCGCCATGCGCGATCTGGCCAAAGTTGCTCAGTTGCGCCGCAACTGA
- a CDS encoding c-type cytochrome domain-containing protein, translating into MRFVVPFVIASLRSPLRGSIRFAVLAVSLCSALHSSFVVAAAPATIDYDQQVRPFLKDNCIACHNKTTTKGGLNMETPELMVKGGESDKGIVPGKGADSIIYQAAAHSWDSEMPPKGNKVGAVNLTPAQLALLKTWIDQGAKASPKKVQVIAWEPLPAGLQPIYAVAVAPQGDFAAAARANQISIYHLPTQSLVTKLTDEALLKSGLYKQPGVAHRDLVQSVAFSPDGTRLATGSFREVKLWKRTIPASPALAPSTKFTATQEADNSIKLTETAGGKLVAHIKSDLAAEQALAQRDLSSVRAALEVTYQNEAIKKAEADATEQANRLKKANELAELAKKALEEKKKDIKPKEDAKTAAEKAAAELAAQVAKVPADKPDAALAKKNTEAQEKATKAASDLKLAQEALTRAEAAITDTANEITLVTENEKKAKQAVVDAKARLEVVKKEAEKAKTERDLLAKTPAALKKAKALQFSANGLELIAEQEGGPPLAWSTVNGRPIVPGSTAATWSLERVIGTGDGRSEITDRANSLAFSPDGKMLAIGSGEPSRSGDITLWEVATGKLQKTYAERHLDSVFALDFSPDGKMLASGGADKALRITDLSTGKVVKVFEGHTHHVLGVSWRADGRLLASSGADNVVKVWDWTTGDRRKSVDGWDKEVTGIHYLGAADQIATSAGDSKLRLITSDGGEVKKITGITSFLQSLATSKFGDVVLGGDQDGNLRAWDVATAKEIAMFKP; encoded by the coding sequence ATGAGATTCGTCGTCCCATTCGTCATTGCTTCGCTTCGCTCACCCCTCCGGGGCAGCATCCGCTTCGCGGTGCTGGCTGTCTCGCTTTGCTCGGCTTTGCATTCGTCATTCGTCGTCGCGGCGGCTCCCGCCACCATCGACTACGACCAGCAGGTTCGTCCCTTCCTGAAGGACAACTGCATCGCCTGCCATAATAAGACCACCACCAAAGGCGGGCTTAACATGGAGACGCCCGAACTCATGGTGAAGGGCGGCGAGAGCGACAAAGGCATCGTTCCCGGCAAGGGGGCAGACAGCATCATCTATCAGGCCGCCGCACACTCCTGGGACTCCGAGATGCCGCCCAAGGGCAACAAAGTTGGTGCCGTGAATCTCACTCCGGCCCAGCTCGCTTTGCTCAAGACCTGGATCGATCAAGGCGCCAAGGCTTCGCCGAAAAAAGTGCAGGTCATCGCCTGGGAGCCGCTCCCAGCCGGATTGCAGCCCATCTATGCTGTCGCCGTCGCACCCCAGGGAGATTTTGCCGCCGCAGCGCGTGCCAATCAGATCAGCATCTACCACCTGCCCACACAAAGCCTCGTCACCAAGCTCACCGATGAGGCTCTCCTGAAATCCGGCCTCTACAAGCAGCCTGGCGTTGCCCACCGCGATCTGGTGCAGTCCGTGGCCTTCAGTCCTGATGGCACACGCCTGGCCACCGGCAGCTTCCGCGAGGTCAAGCTCTGGAAGCGCACCATCCCAGCCTCTCCCGCGCTCGCACCATCCACCAAGTTCACCGCCACTCAGGAGGCTGACAATTCCATCAAGCTGACCGAGACAGCCGGCGGCAAGCTGGTCGCTCACATCAAGTCCGACCTCGCAGCCGAGCAGGCGCTGGCTCAGCGCGATCTCTCCTCCGTCCGTGCGGCACTTGAGGTGACGTATCAAAACGAGGCCATCAAAAAAGCCGAAGCCGACGCCACCGAACAGGCCAACCGGCTCAAGAAAGCCAACGAACTCGCAGAGCTTGCCAAAAAGGCCCTCGAAGAAAAAAAGAAAGACATCAAGCCCAAGGAGGACGCCAAGACCGCTGCTGAGAAAGCCGCCGCAGAGCTGGCTGCACAGGTGGCCAAAGTCCCTGCCGACAAGCCGGATGCAGCCCTTGCCAAAAAGAACACCGAGGCTCAGGAGAAAGCCACCAAAGCAGCCTCCGACCTCAAGCTGGCCCAGGAGGCCCTGACCCGGGCCGAAGCCGCCATTACGGACACAGCCAATGAAATCACCCTCGTCACCGAAAATGAAAAGAAGGCCAAGCAGGCTGTGGTCGATGCCAAGGCACGCCTTGAGGTGGTGAAGAAGGAGGCCGAGAAGGCCAAGACAGAGCGCGATCTCCTCGCCAAAACGCCCGCAGCTTTGAAGAAGGCCAAGGCACTGCAGTTCTCGGCCAATGGTCTTGAACTCATCGCCGAGCAGGAGGGCGGCCCGCCGCTGGCCTGGAGCACCGTGAATGGCAGGCCCATCGTCCCCGGCAGCACCGCAGCCACCTGGTCCCTTGAGCGCGTGATAGGCACTGGCGATGGCAGGTCTGAGATCACCGACCGCGCCAACAGCCTCGCCTTCAGCCCCGATGGCAAAATGCTCGCCATCGGCAGCGGCGAGCCTTCCCGCAGCGGCGACATCACTTTGTGGGAAGTCGCCACCGGCAAGCTTCAAAAGACCTACGCAGAGCGCCATCTCGACAGCGTCTTCGCGCTCGATTTCTCTCCCGATGGCAAAATGCTCGCTTCAGGTGGTGCAGACAAAGCCCTGCGCATTACTGATCTGAGCACCGGAAAAGTGGTCAAGGTCTTCGAAGGCCACACCCACCACGTGCTCGGCGTCTCATGGCGTGCAGACGGTCGTTTGCTCGCCAGCAGCGGCGCGGACAATGTCGTCAAAGTCTGGGACTGGACTACCGGCGATCGTCGCAAGAGCGTCGATGGCTGGGACAAGGAAGTCACCGGCATCCACTACCTCGGAGCCGCAGACCAGATCGCCACCAGCGCCGGAGACAGCAAGCTTCGCCTTATCACCAGCGACGGTGGCGAGGTGAAAAAGATCACCGGCATCACCTCGTTCCTGCAATCTCTCGCCACCAGCAAATTCGGCGATGTGGTGCTAGGCGGCGACCAGGACGGCAACCTCCGCGCCTGGGACGTCGCCACCGCAAAAGAGATTGCCATGTTCAAGCCCTGA